One genomic window of Saccharomyces cerevisiae S288C chromosome XII, complete sequence includes the following:
- a CDS encoding uncharacterized protein (hypothetical protein; identified by fungal homology comparisons and RT-PCR; this ORF partially overlaps RDN5-2; YLR154C-H has a paralog, YLR157C-C, that arose from a segmental duplication), with product MYSCAKKKTTAAPEFRVWSPTTLLGQALTSLTTVDRTGNGAFW from the coding sequence ATGTATTCGTGcgcgaaaaaaaaaacaactgCAGCACCTGAGTTTCGCGTATGGTCACCCACTACACTACTCGGTCAGGCTCTTACCAGCTTAACTACAGTTGATCGGACGGGAAACGGTGCTTTCTGGTAG
- the ASP3-1 gene encoding asparaginase ASP3-1 (Cell-wall L-asparaginase II involved in asparagine catabolism; expression induced during nitrogen starvation; ORF contains a short non-coding RNA that enhances expression of full-length gene; likely arose in via horizontal gene transfer from wine yeast Wickerhamomyces anomalus or close relative; enzyme preparation shows antitumor activity; reference strain S288C has four copies of ASP3; ASP3-1 has paralog ASP3-3 that arose from a segmental duplication) codes for MRSLNTLLLSLFVAMSSGAPLLKIREEKNSSLPSIKIFGTGGTIASKGSTSATTAGYSVGLTVNDLIEAVPSLAEKANLDYLQVSNVGSNSLNYTHLIPLYHGISEALASDDYAGAVVTHGTDTMEETAFFLDLTINSEKPVCIAGAMRPATATSADGPMNLYQAVSIAASEKSLGRGTMITLNDRIASGFWTTKMNANSLDTFRADEQGYLGYFSNDDVEFYYPPVKPNGWQFFDISNLTDPSEIPEVIILYSYQGLNPELIVKAVKDLGAKGIVLAGSGAGSWTATGSIVNEQLYEEYGIPIVHSRRTADGTVPPDDAPEYAIGSGYLNPQKSRILLQLCLYSGYGMDQIRSVFSGVYGG; via the coding sequence ATGAGATCTTTAAATACCCTTTTACTTTCTCTCTTTGTCGCAATGTCCAGTGGTGCTCCACTACTAAAAATTCGTGAAGAGAAgaattcttctttgccatcaatcaaaatttttggtacCGGCGGTACTATCGCTTCCAAGGGTTCGACAAGTGCAACAACGGCGGGTTATAGCGTGGGATTAACCGTAAATGATTTAATAGAAGCCGTCCCATCTTTAGCTGAGAAGGCAAATCTGGACTATCTTCAAGTGTCTAACGTTGgttcaaattctttaaacTATACGCATCTGATCCCATTGTATCACGGTATCTCCGAGGCACTAGCCTCTGATGACTACGCTGGTGCGGTTGTCACTCATGGGACCGACACTATGGAGGAGACAGCTTTCTTCTTAGATTTGACCATAAATTCAGAGAAGCCAGTATGTATCGCAGGCGCTATGCGTCCAGCCACTGCCACGTCTGCTGATGGCCCAATGAATTTATATCAAGCAGTGTCTATTGCTGCTTCTGAGAAATCACTGGGTCGTGGCACGATGATCACTCTAAACGATCGTATTGCCTCTGGGTTTTGGACAACGAAAATGAATGCCAACTCTTTAGATACATTCAGAGCGGATGAACAGGGATATTTAGGttacttttcaaatgatGACGTGGAGTTTTACTACCCACCAGTCAAGCCAAATGGATGGCAATTTTTTGACATTTCCAACCTCACAGACCCTTCGGAAATTCCAGAAGTCATTATTCTGTACTCCTATCAAGGCTTGAATCCTGAGCTAATAGTAAAGGCCGTCAAGGACCTGGGCGCAAAAGGTATCGTGTTGGCGGGTTCTGGAGCTGGTTCCTGGACTGCTACGGGTAGTATTGTAAACGAACAACTTTATGAAGAGTATGGTATACCAATTGTTCACAGCAGAAGAACAGCAGATGGTACAGTTCCTCCAGATGATGCCCCAGAGTACGCCATTGGATCTGGCTACCTAAACCCTCAAAAATCGCGTATTTTGCTACAATTATGTTTGTACTCCGGCTACGGCATGGATCAGATTAGGTCTGTTTTTTCTGGCGTCTACGGTGGTTAA
- a CDS encoding uncharacterized protein (hypothetical protein; exhibits a two-hybrid interaction with Jsn1p in a large-scale analysis; YLR156W has a paralog, YLR159W, that arose from a segmental duplication) yields MKFQYALAKEQLGSNSRSGVKKLISKHHWLPEYYFSDLSFSVVQQWDSRAIEKTTIISCMRPANQEIYPLRHCETLRSQPCSLFSSLYARSFQSSCTLHVAEPSPGFHMYGCHT; encoded by the coding sequence ATGAAGTTCCAATATGCGTTGGCCAAGGAACAGCTAGGCAGCAACTCGCGCAGTGGCGTCAAAAAACTAATAAGTAAACACCACTGGCTTCCGGAATACTATTTCTCTGATCTCTCATTTTCTGTTGTACAGCAGTGGGACAGTAGAgccattgaaaaaactacAATCATATCTTGTATGCGGCCCGCAAACCAAGAGATTTATCCTTTGAGACATTGTGAGACCCTCCGTTCGCAACCGTGCTCTCTGTTTTCATCACTATATGCACGCTCTTTCCAAAGCTCCTGCACTTTGCACGTGGCGGAGCCATCGCCCGGCTTCCATATGTACGGCTGCCACACCTAA